A window of Coregonus clupeaformis isolate EN_2021a chromosome 28, ASM2061545v1, whole genome shotgun sequence contains these coding sequences:
- the LOC121560076 gene encoding uncharacterized protein LOC121560076, with product MCFGIPLTTVVCTCHPQEPHSVTVLVPGSGTKMISVRCEEPQRIYDLLKRYGLKCSNVWDSTIALSARSPCRALCDHNMNIVNVNRIPYTDTFGEQQPDVSTFYHNMKHVRMKTERNVLRHKPYTLSRPAPTAIPPLQLSTSTVTTEVECIPVALYYNNDLAKLRDVIKADGRFVQCVDPAFRDSETRDRDPHMVEVENSNTDLIMGPGLIDVSDDEAEDTGSENPFTCFCCYATANIYLECGHLCCTACIQQLKTDDGGGFACGICRKASSLYKPMEITHYSDCRCTACLKQKQWVSDCGHLTCTCYTVRCIICSTSITGLRRLFTS from the exons ATGTGTTTTGGTATACCCCTTACTACAGTGGTTTGCACATGTCACCCACAGGAACCTCACAGTGTGACGGTGTTGGTCCCGGGGTCTGGGACCAAGATGATATCAGTACGATGTGAAGAGCCCCAGAGAATATACGACTTGCTGAAGAGGTATGGGCTGAAATGCTCCAATGTCTGGGATTCAACAATAGCCCTGTCGGCCAGATCTCCATGTAGAGCCCTGTGTGACCACAACATGAATATAGTTAATGTAAACAGGATCCCCTACACCGACACATTTGGTGAACAACAACCTGATGTGTCGACCTTCTACCACAACATGAAACACGTCCGAATGAAAACCGAGCGCAATGTACTGAGGCACAAACCCTACACCTTGTCTCGGCCCGCACCAACAGCTATACCACCACTGCAATTGTCAACGTCAACAGTCACTACCGAGGTCGAGTGCATACCAGTTGCCCTGTACTACAACAACGACCTGGCGAAACTgagagatgtcatcaaggcagacGGTCGATTTGTCCAGTGTGTAGATCCAGCCTTCAGGGATAGCGAGACAAGAGATAGAGATCCACACATGGTGGAAGTGGAAAATTCCAACACAGATCTCATAATGG GCCCAGGGCTTATAGATGTATCGGATGACGAAGCCGAGGACACTGGATCGGAGAACCCATTTACCTGCTTCTGCTGCTACGCCACTGCTAACATATACCTTGAATGTGGCCACCTGTGTTGTACAGCCTGTATACAACAACTGAAGACCGATGATGGTGGTGGCTTCGCATGCGGTATTTGCAGGAAAGCGTCCAGCTTATACAAGCCCATGGAAATAACACACTACTCTGACTGTAGGTGCACAGCATGCTTGAAGCAGAAGCAATGGGTCTCGGATTGTGGCCATTTAACATGTACATGCTACACCGTAAGATGTATTATATGTTCTACATCAATCACTGGCCTTCGAAGACTGTTTACTTCGTAA